A section of the Agrococcus sp. SGAir0287 genome encodes:
- a CDS encoding 4-hydroxyphenylacetate 3-hydroxylase N-terminal domain-containing protein has protein sequence MTDRPQTGAEYLASLGDGRTVVLDGERVESVPAHPALAGTAATIASLYDAMHGPDADVLLATTPEGVRTHAFSAIPRSRADLRAQREAIRAWQRMTHGWLGRTPETLASHLTSMAAHASFYGAQADAVRGALVAHQRGVVHHVQALVNPPVDRDLPPDEVADVFLHIVREQSDGLVLRGAKAVVTGAATAQRILVSHFGGEVRDDGFAIACTVPVGAPGLRLYARTAPAHADQPLATRFAEHDALVVFDDVLVPWEDVLIRDADTMLGHNRGAVGWNARLAFQSATRLEAKLEWIAGLAVRATEIMGTTSIRGVQAALGEVIAFRHVVSGMRDAMIEQAAPVGDEGLEGGRAWGPGVEPALAFSAYAPDAYSRMRVTLETAVASGLAHLPVPADGLAAHPGLAPLLRGSAGADAGERLAVMGALWDAIGTGFGARHELYERSHWGQPERTHVGILGLARATGRVAEWQRGS, from the coding sequence GTGACCGATCGGCCGCAGACCGGAGCCGAGTACCTCGCGTCGCTCGGAGACGGTCGCACGGTCGTCCTCGACGGCGAGCGCGTCGAATCCGTGCCTGCGCACCCTGCGCTCGCCGGCACCGCCGCGACCATCGCGTCGCTCTACGACGCCATGCACGGCCCCGACGCCGACGTGCTGCTCGCCACGACGCCCGAGGGCGTGCGCACGCACGCGTTCTCGGCGATCCCGCGCTCGCGCGCCGACCTGCGCGCCCAGCGCGAGGCGATCCGCGCGTGGCAGCGCATGACGCACGGCTGGCTGGGCCGCACGCCCGAGACGCTCGCGTCGCATCTGACGTCGATGGCGGCCCACGCATCCTTCTACGGCGCGCAGGCGGATGCGGTGCGCGGCGCGCTCGTGGCCCACCAGCGCGGCGTCGTGCACCACGTGCAGGCGCTCGTCAACCCGCCCGTCGACCGCGACCTGCCGCCCGACGAGGTCGCCGACGTGTTCCTCCACATCGTGCGCGAGCAGTCCGACGGACTCGTGCTGCGCGGTGCGAAGGCCGTCGTCACGGGCGCCGCGACGGCGCAGCGCATCCTCGTGTCGCACTTCGGCGGCGAGGTGCGCGACGACGGCTTCGCCATCGCGTGCACCGTGCCCGTCGGTGCGCCGGGCCTGCGCCTCTACGCCCGCACGGCGCCGGCGCACGCGGACCAGCCCCTCGCGACCCGCTTCGCGGAGCACGATGCGCTCGTCGTCTTCGACGACGTGCTCGTGCCGTGGGAGGACGTGCTCATCCGCGACGCCGACACCATGCTCGGCCACAACCGCGGCGCCGTGGGCTGGAACGCGCGGCTCGCGTTCCAGTCGGCCACGCGCCTCGAGGCGAAGCTCGAGTGGATCGCCGGGCTCGCCGTGCGCGCGACCGAGATCATGGGCACCACATCCATCCGCGGCGTGCAGGCGGCGCTCGGCGAGGTCATCGCCTTCCGCCACGTCGTGAGCGGCATGCGCGACGCCATGATCGAGCAGGCGGCGCCCGTCGGCGACGAGGGCCTCGAGGGCGGCCGCGCATGGGGCCCCGGGGTGGAGCCGGCGCTGGCCTTCTCGGCGTACGCGCCCGACGCCTACAGCCGCATGCGCGTGACGCTCGAGACCGCGGTCGCCTCCGGCCTCGCGCACCTGCCCGTGCCCGCCGACGGCCTGGCAGCGCATCCCGGGCTCGCGCCGCTGCTGCGCGGCTCCGCCGGCGCGGACGCCGGCGAGCGCCTCGCGGTCATGGGTGCGCTGTGGGATGCGATCGGCACGGGATTCGGTGCGCGGCACGAGCTGTACGAGCGCAGCCACTGGGGTCAGCCCGAGCGCACGCACGTCGGCATCCTCGGGCTCGCGCGTGCCACGGGGCGCGTCGCCGAGTGGCAGCGCGGGTCCTGA
- the ftsE gene encoding cell division ATP-binding protein FtsE: MIRFDAVSKTYPRSARAALTDVSLEVAKGEFVFLVGASGSGKSTLIRMVLREEQPSKGEIHVLGQRLRSIPSRKVPYFRRNLGVVFQDFRLLRSKTVFENVAFTLQVLGKSRGFISEAVPDVLKIVGLAGKASRLPHELSGGEQQRVAIARAVVNKPPILLADEPTGNLDPATSAGIMALLARINEGGTTVVMATHDSSIVDAMQKRVVELDAGRVMRDELVGSYATTSPVPIATEPASLGAAR; encoded by the coding sequence GTGATCCGGTTCGACGCGGTCTCCAAGACCTACCCCCGCTCAGCGCGGGCGGCGCTCACCGACGTCTCCCTCGAGGTGGCCAAGGGCGAGTTCGTGTTCCTCGTCGGCGCCTCCGGCTCCGGCAAGTCGACGCTCATCCGCATGGTGCTGCGCGAGGAGCAGCCCTCGAAGGGCGAGATCCACGTGCTCGGCCAGCGCCTGCGCTCGATCCCGAGCCGCAAGGTGCCGTACTTCCGCCGCAACCTCGGCGTCGTCTTCCAGGACTTCCGCCTGCTGCGGTCGAAGACGGTGTTCGAGAACGTCGCCTTCACGCTGCAGGTGCTCGGCAAGAGCCGCGGCTTCATCTCGGAGGCCGTGCCCGACGTGCTGAAGATCGTCGGGCTCGCGGGCAAGGCGAGCCGCCTGCCGCACGAGCTCTCCGGCGGTGAGCAGCAACGCGTCGCCATCGCGCGCGCCGTCGTCAACAAGCCGCCGATCCTGCTCGCCGACGAGCCGACGGGCAACCTCGACCCCGCCACGAGCGCCGGCATCATGGCGCTGCTCGCCCGCATCAACGAGGGCGGCACGACCGTCGTCATGGCGACGCACGACTCGTCGATCGTCGACGCGATGCAGAAGCGCGTCGTCGAGCTCGACGCCGGCCGTGTCATGCGCGACGAGCTCGTCGGCTCGTACGCGACGACGTCGCCCGTGCCCATCGCGACCGAGCCAGCGAGCCTGGGGGCGGCGCGATGA
- the ftsX gene encoding permease-like cell division protein FtsX has translation MRVALVLQEVWTGLRRNLSMAVAVVLVTFISLTFVGAAVLLQMQITQMKGFWYDRAQVAVYFCNDIDQTETCSQAAATPEQIQAVRDALASPAVAQYVDGVEFEDRDAAYARFMEQFGGTTTAEFATADTMNEALWVSPVTPADADVIGEATAGMPGVLEVRDQRALLEPIFSVLNTASLAAVGIAVLMLVAAVLLIATTIRLSAFSRRRELGIMRLVGASNRFIQTPFILEGVTAAFVGSLLAAGAIVALVQGVLQGYVAQTLRTVAVVSLDDALVVAPGLVAFGVLFAGLAAAVAIRRYLKV, from the coding sequence ATGAGGGTCGCCCTCGTGCTGCAGGAGGTCTGGACGGGCCTGCGCCGCAACCTCTCGATGGCCGTCGCCGTCGTGCTCGTGACCTTCATCTCGCTCACGTTCGTCGGCGCCGCCGTGCTGCTGCAGATGCAGATCACGCAGATGAAGGGCTTCTGGTACGACCGCGCGCAGGTGGCCGTCTACTTCTGCAACGACATCGATCAGACGGAGACCTGCTCGCAGGCGGCCGCGACGCCCGAGCAGATCCAGGCGGTGCGCGACGCGCTCGCGTCGCCCGCCGTCGCGCAGTACGTCGACGGCGTCGAGTTCGAGGACCGCGACGCCGCGTACGCCAGGTTCATGGAGCAGTTCGGCGGCACGACCACCGCGGAGTTCGCGACGGCCGACACGATGAACGAGGCGCTGTGGGTGAGCCCCGTGACGCCCGCCGACGCCGACGTCATCGGCGAGGCGACCGCGGGCATGCCCGGCGTGCTCGAGGTGCGCGACCAGCGCGCGCTGCTCGAGCCGATCTTCTCGGTGCTCAACACCGCGAGCCTCGCCGCCGTCGGCATCGCCGTGCTCATGCTCGTCGCCGCCGTGCTCCTCATCGCGACGACCATCCGGCTCTCCGCGTTCTCCCGGCGCCGCGAGCTCGGCATCATGCGCCTCGTCGGCGCGTCGAACCGCTTCATCCAGACGCCGTTCATCCTCGAGGGCGTCACGGCCGCGTTCGTCGGATCGCTGCTCGCGGCGGGCGCGATCGTCGCGCTCGTGCAGGGCGTGCTGCAGGGCTACGTCGCGCAGACGCTGCGCACCGTCGCGGTCGTCTCGCTCGACGACGCCCTCGTCGTCGCGCCCGGGCTCGTGGCCTTCGGCGTGCTCTTCGCGGGCCTCGCCGCGGCGGTCGCGATCCGCAGGTACCTCAAGGTCTGA
- the smpB gene encoding SsrA-binding protein SmpB, with protein MAREQGQKVVAQNKKARHDYTIEDRYEAGLVLTGTEVKSLRAGRASLVDGYAYVDRGEAWLDAVHIPEYGQGTWTNHPPRRKRKLLLHKHQIEKLQAAVSQGGYTLVPLSLYFSDGRAKVELAVAKGKREYDKRQALRERQDKREAERAIRTRNRLGE; from the coding sequence ATGGCACGCGAGCAGGGTCAGAAGGTCGTCGCACAGAACAAGAAGGCCCGGCACGACTACACGATCGAGGACCGCTACGAGGCGGGCCTCGTGCTCACCGGCACCGAGGTGAAGTCGCTGCGCGCCGGTCGCGCGTCGCTCGTCGACGGCTACGCGTACGTCGATCGCGGCGAGGCCTGGCTCGACGCCGTGCACATCCCCGAGTACGGGCAGGGCACGTGGACGAACCATCCGCCGCGTCGCAAGCGCAAGCTGCTGCTGCACAAGCACCAGATCGAGAAGCTGCAGGCGGCGGTGTCGCAGGGCGGCTACACGCTCGTGCCGCTGTCGCTCTACTTCTCGGACGGACGCGCGAAGGTCGAGCTCGCGGTCGCGAAGGGCAAGCGCGAGTACGACAAGCGGCAGGCGCTGCGCGAGCGGCAGGACAAGCGCGAGGCCGAGCGCGCGATCCGCACGCGGAACCGCCTGGGCGAGTAG
- a CDS encoding 6-phosphofructokinase, whose translation MRIGILTSGGDCPGLNAVIRAAVLGGIKQHGHEFVGIRDGWRGLVAGDVRVLNRSSVRGISRVGGTILGTSRTNPFEGDQGGPANIAATMERLGIDAVLAIGGEGTLAAGKRLSDAGIPIVGVPKTIDNDLDATDYTFGFDTAVQIATEAGDRLRTTGDSHMRCMVLEVMGRHVGWIALHAGMAVGAHAILIPEQPRSIEEICEWAQQVYDRRRAPLIVVSEGFRLTGMGEAHSHKGLDAFNRPRLGGISELITPEIEARTGIESRSTVLGHIQRGGAPTGADRVLATRFGLAAIEAVHDQAWGQMVSLRGTDIVRVPFADALSGLKVVPEHRYHEAELLFG comes from the coding sequence ATGCGCATCGGCATCCTCACCTCCGGCGGCGACTGCCCGGGTCTCAACGCCGTCATCCGAGCAGCGGTGCTCGGCGGCATCAAGCAGCACGGCCACGAGTTCGTGGGCATCCGCGACGGCTGGCGCGGCCTCGTCGCCGGCGACGTGCGCGTGCTCAACCGCTCGTCGGTGCGCGGCATCTCGCGCGTGGGCGGCACCATCCTCGGCACGAGCCGCACCAACCCGTTCGAGGGCGACCAGGGCGGGCCCGCGAACATCGCCGCGACGATGGAGCGGCTCGGCATCGACGCCGTGCTCGCCATCGGTGGCGAGGGCACGCTCGCGGCCGGCAAGCGCCTGAGCGATGCCGGCATCCCCATCGTCGGCGTGCCGAAGACGATCGACAACGACCTCGACGCCACCGACTACACGTTCGGCTTCGACACCGCCGTGCAGATCGCGACCGAGGCCGGCGACCGCCTGCGCACGACGGGCGACTCGCACATGCGATGCATGGTGCTCGAGGTCATGGGCCGCCACGTCGGCTGGATCGCGCTGCACGCGGGCATGGCCGTCGGCGCGCACGCGATCCTCATCCCCGAGCAGCCGCGCTCGATCGAGGAGATCTGCGAGTGGGCGCAGCAGGTGTACGACCGTCGCCGCGCGCCGCTCATCGTCGTCTCGGAGGGGTTCCGCCTCACGGGCATGGGGGAGGCGCACTCCCACAAGGGCCTCGACGCGTTCAACCGTCCGCGGCTCGGCGGGATCTCCGAGCTCATCACGCCCGAGATCGAGGCCCGCACGGGCATCGAGTCGCGCTCGACCGTGCTCGGGCACATCCAGCGCGGTGGCGCGCCGACGGGGGCGGACCGGGTGCTCGCGACGCGCTTCGGCCTCGCCGCGATCGAGGCGGTGCACGACCAGGCATGGGGCCAGATGGTCTCCCTGCGCGGCACCGACATCGTGCGCGTGCCCTTCGCCGACGCCCTGTCGGGCCTCAAGGTCGTGCCCGAGCACCGGTACCACGAGGCGGAGCTGCTCTTCGGCTGA
- a CDS encoding rhodanese-like domain-containing protein, with protein MREISVDAIAADTDVPVVDVREQDEWDAGHVPHAIHIPMGEIVERLDEVPDGAAIICHSGGRSARVVQYLESQGRVAANVVGGTSAWIAAGHDVAR; from the coding sequence ATGCGCGAGATCTCCGTGGACGCCATCGCCGCCGACACCGACGTGCCCGTCGTCGACGTGCGCGAGCAGGACGAATGGGACGCCGGCCACGTGCCGCACGCCATCCACATCCCCATGGGCGAGATCGTCGAGCGCCTCGACGAGGTGCCCGACGGCGCCGCGATCATCTGCCACTCCGGCGGCCGCTCGGCGCGCGTCGTGCAGTACCTCGAGTCGCAGGGCCGTGTCGCTGCGAACGTCGTCGGCGGCACCTCGGCGTGGATCGCCGCGGGCCACGACGTCGCCCGCTGA
- a CDS encoding VOC family protein, whose product MTRVATSLWFDGGIEDAAALYVSLVPDSEILQTSRYPDDAAFPGGMAGQALTVDLTIGGHAVTLLNGGPAFPLSEAVSLVIEVEGQAEIDRLWEALLADGGRESQCGWLVDRFGLSWQIVPSSMGRLMSGPNAGAVTQALMGMRKIDVGELERAHGGEG is encoded by the coding sequence ATGACGAGGGTCGCGACGAGCCTGTGGTTCGACGGAGGCATCGAGGACGCGGCGGCGCTCTACGTCTCGCTCGTGCCGGACAGCGAGATCCTGCAGACGAGCCGGTATCCCGACGACGCGGCGTTCCCCGGCGGCATGGCCGGCCAGGCGCTCACGGTCGACCTCACGATCGGCGGGCACGCAGTGACCCTCCTGAACGGCGGGCCGGCCTTCCCGCTGTCGGAGGCCGTCTCGCTCGTGATCGAGGTCGAGGGTCAGGCCGAGATCGATCGGCTGTGGGAGGCCCTGCTCGCCGACGGCGGGCGCGAGAGCCAGTGCGGCTGGCTCGTCGACCGGTTCGGCCTGTCGTGGCAGATCGTGCCGTCGTCGATGGGCCGGCTGATGTCCGGGCCGAACGCCGGTGCCGTGACGCAGGCGCTGATGGGGATGCGGAAGATCGACGTCGGCGAGCTCGAGCGCGCGCACGGCGGCGAGGGCTAG
- a CDS encoding SDR family NAD(P)-dependent oxidoreductase, which translates to MAVALVTGGSRGIGAATCRRLATAGFDVVVGFVQDAGAADTVVAEVESLGRRAISKRVDVVDEGSLDAFVAAGAALGPITAVVANAGVARAVGSLVDNALDDIRADLDVNLLGVVATCRAALPAMADGGAIVVVSSVAARLGSPGTYVHYAAAKAGVEAFAHGLALEVAGRGIRVNAVAPGTTWTGFHRDPQRPATVAASVPLGRAGRPDEIAAAIAWLLGPDASYATGSVLEVSGGL; encoded by the coding sequence GTGGCCGTCGCGCTCGTCACCGGTGGCAGTCGCGGCATCGGCGCCGCGACCTGCCGGCGACTCGCGACCGCCGGCTTCGACGTCGTCGTGGGGTTCGTGCAGGATGCCGGCGCCGCGGACACCGTGGTCGCCGAGGTCGAGTCGCTCGGCCGACGCGCGATCTCGAAGCGCGTCGACGTCGTCGACGAGGGGTCGCTCGACGCGTTCGTCGCCGCCGGTGCCGCGCTCGGTCCGATCACGGCCGTCGTGGCGAACGCCGGAGTGGCGCGTGCGGTGGGCTCGCTCGTCGACAACGCGCTCGACGACATCCGCGCCGACCTCGACGTCAACCTGCTGGGGGTCGTCGCCACGTGCCGTGCCGCGCTGCCCGCGATGGCCGACGGCGGCGCGATCGTCGTCGTGTCGTCGGTCGCCGCTCGACTCGGCTCGCCCGGCACCTACGTGCACTACGCCGCCGCGAAGGCGGGCGTCGAGGCGTTCGCGCACGGGCTCGCGCTCGAGGTCGCTGGCCGAGGCATTCGCGTGAACGCCGTGGCACCGGGCACGACGTGGACCGGCTTCCACCGCGACCCGCAGCGCCCCGCGACGGTCGCCGCCTCCGTGCCGCTCGGGCGCGCGGGCCGGCCCGACGAGATCGCTGCCGCGATCGCATGGCTGCTCGGGCCCGACGCGTCGTACGCGACCGGGTCGGTGCTCGAGGTGTCCGGCGGGCTCTAG
- a CDS encoding inositol monophosphatase family protein has product MHHADDLALALRIADAADAISMDRFRASDLHVTTKPDATHVTDADQAVEARIREIVAAERPDDAFFGEETGTTGDSPRQWIVDPIDGTAHFLRGAPVWATLVALVVDGEVVVGVCSMPALGRRWWAARGDGAWTSPGEQRLTVSALGTLADAAISYNSIQGWDGAGYLDELVALQRDVWRARSYGDAWSYMLLAEGALDAVAEFDLKPYDMAALVPIVEEAGGRFTSVDGEPGPWHGSALATNGVLHDELLARLAR; this is encoded by the coding sequence GTGCACCACGCCGACGACCTCGCCCTCGCCCTCCGGATCGCCGACGCCGCCGACGCGATCTCCATGGATCGCTTCCGTGCGAGCGACCTGCACGTGACGACGAAGCCGGATGCGACGCACGTGACCGACGCCGACCAGGCGGTGGAGGCGCGCATCCGCGAGATCGTCGCGGCGGAGCGCCCGGACGACGCCTTCTTCGGCGAGGAGACCGGCACGACGGGCGACAGCCCGCGCCAGTGGATCGTCGACCCCATCGACGGCACCGCCCACTTCCTGCGCGGCGCGCCCGTGTGGGCGACGCTCGTCGCCCTCGTCGTCGACGGCGAGGTCGTCGTGGGCGTGTGCTCGATGCCGGCGCTCGGCCGACGCTGGTGGGCGGCGCGCGGCGACGGCGCGTGGACGTCGCCCGGCGAGCAGCGCCTCACGGTCTCGGCGCTCGGCACGCTCGCCGACGCGGCGATCTCGTACAACTCGATCCAGGGATGGGATGGTGCGGGCTACCTCGACGAGCTCGTCGCGCTCCAGCGCGACGTCTGGCGCGCCCGCTCCTACGGCGACGCATGGAGCTACATGCTGCTCGCCGAGGGCGCCCTCGACGCCGTCGCCGAGTTCGACCTGAAGCCCTACGACATGGCGGCGCTCGTGCCGATCGTCGAGGAGGCGGGCGGGCGCTTCACGTCCGTCGACGGCGAGCCCGGGCCGTGGCACGGCTCGGCCCTCGCGACGAACGGCGTGCTGCACGACGAGCTGCTCGCGCGGCTGGCGCGCTGA
- a CDS encoding DUF3817 domain-containing protein encodes MTAAAPTASRSPFASPHALYRVVAIAEAISWTLLLGGLALRGVAGITIGVSIGGAIHGFVFLSYAATAVLMTIHQRWHAGVAVVAIAAAIVPYATVPVERWLRHSGRLDGAWRLEATADPRDRRPLDRLVRTLLRHPVVFGIGAIVVVAIVFTVLLIVGPPGR; translated from the coding sequence ATGACCGCCGCCGCGCCGACCGCATCCCGCTCCCCCTTCGCCTCGCCGCACGCCCTCTACCGCGTCGTCGCGATCGCCGAGGCCATCTCGTGGACGCTGCTGCTCGGCGGCCTCGCGCTGCGCGGCGTCGCCGGCATCACGATCGGCGTGTCGATCGGCGGCGCCATCCACGGCTTCGTGTTCCTGTCCTACGCCGCCACCGCGGTGCTCATGACGATCCACCAGCGCTGGCACGCCGGCGTCGCCGTCGTCGCGATCGCGGCCGCCATCGTGCCCTACGCGACCGTGCCGGTCGAGCGCTGGCTGCGGCACAGCGGCCGCCTCGACGGCGCGTGGCGGCTCGAGGCGACCGCCGACCCCCGCGATCGTCGACCGCTCGATCGGCTCGTGCGCACGCTGCTGCGGCACCCTGTCGTCTTCGGCATCGGCGCGATCGTCGTCGTCGCGATCGTCTTCACGGTGCTGCTGATCGTCGGCCCTCCCGGCCGCTGA
- a CDS encoding MarR family winged helix-turn-helix transcriptional regulator: MTQRRPSPVVAMLALSSTWESRLTAALRDLGLTTRRLGLLAHLDALPDLSFSELARRTGITVQSAHAAVRQLADDGLVDDATAHAGSASALRLTDRGRQVLRVAQERVAALDAALALEEPALAAALTAARPPEADDAQPADAHLQVD; encoded by the coding sequence GTGACCCAGCGTCGGCCGAGCCCGGTCGTCGCGATGCTCGCGCTCTCCAGCACGTGGGAGTCGCGACTGACCGCCGCGCTGCGCGACCTGGGGCTCACGACGCGTCGGCTCGGGCTGCTCGCGCATCTCGACGCGCTGCCCGACCTGTCGTTCTCCGAGCTCGCGCGCCGCACGGGCATCACGGTGCAGTCGGCGCACGCCGCCGTGCGGCAGCTCGCCGACGACGGACTCGTCGACGACGCGACCGCGCACGCGGGCTCCGCGTCGGCGCTGCGCCTGACGGATCGGGGGCGCCAGGTGCTGCGCGTCGCGCAGGAGCGCGTCGCAGCGCTCGACGCGGCGCTCGCGCTGGAGGAGCCGGCGCTCGCCGCGGCGCTCACGGCGGCCCGTCCGCCCGAGGCGGACGACGCGCAACCCGCCGACGCCCACCTTCAGGTAGACTGA
- the rsgA gene encoding ribosome small subunit-dependent GTPase A — translation MSWLTDEPDDPYEEYDESSVRERPNPKANRPRTKIRPEHADSTDGVVTAVDRGRYTVVVRDGKPDEAVVTAARARELRNQAIVAGDRVDVVGDTSGEEGTLARIVRIQPRTTVLRRSADDTDEFERVIVANADLMLMVVAARDPEPRPRLVHRYLVAAYDAGITPILVVTKTDLADPAPLLAHFEGLDIETWRSRSDEPPAEALRARLDGHVTVAVGHSGVGKSTLVNALVPDARRAVGHVNAVTGRGRHTSSSTQSYRLGAGWVIDTPGVRSFGLGHIDVASILKAFPDIEAVSEDCPRGCTHLADAPDCAIQEAADRGELDRTRVESVQGLLATLTAEDRW, via the coding sequence GTGAGCTGGCTCACCGACGAGCCCGACGATCCGTACGAGGAGTACGACGAGTCGTCGGTGCGCGAGCGCCCGAACCCGAAGGCCAATCGCCCGCGCACGAAGATCCGACCCGAGCACGCCGACTCGACCGACGGCGTCGTGACGGCGGTCGACCGCGGCCGGTACACGGTGGTCGTGCGCGACGGGAAGCCAGACGAGGCGGTCGTGACGGCGGCGCGCGCGCGAGAGCTGCGCAACCAGGCGATCGTCGCGGGCGACCGCGTCGACGTCGTGGGCGACACGAGCGGCGAGGAGGGCACGCTCGCGCGCATCGTGCGCATCCAGCCTCGCACGACGGTGCTGCGCCGCTCGGCCGACGACACCGACGAGTTCGAGCGCGTCATCGTCGCGAACGCCGACCTCATGCTCATGGTCGTCGCGGCGCGCGACCCCGAGCCGCGGCCGCGGCTCGTGCACCGCTACCTCGTCGCGGCCTACGACGCGGGCATCACGCCGATCCTCGTCGTCACGAAGACGGACCTCGCGGACCCGGCGCCGCTCCTGGCGCACTTCGAGGGGCTCGACATCGAGACGTGGCGCTCGCGCTCGGACGAGCCGCCCGCCGAGGCGCTGCGGGCCAGGCTCGACGGGCACGTCACGGTCGCCGTCGGCCACTCGGGCGTCGGCAAGTCGACGCTCGTCAACGCGCTCGTGCCGGATGCGCGGCGCGCGGTGGGCCACGTCAACGCCGTGACGGGTCGCGGGCGGCACACGTCCTCGTCGACGCAGTCGTACCGGCTCGGCGCCGGCTGGGTCATCGACACCCCGGGCGTGCGCTCCTTCGGCCTCGGGCACATCGACGTCGCCTCGATCCTCAAGGCGTTCCCCGACATCGAGGCCGTGAGCGAGGACTGCCCGCGCGGCTGCACGCATCTCGCGGACGCCCCGGACTGCGCCATCCAGGAGGCCGCCGACCGCGGCGAGCTCGACCGCACGCGCGTCGAGTCCGTGCAGGGGCTGCTCGCGACGCTGACGGCGGAGGACCGCTGGTGA
- the aroA gene encoding 3-phosphoshikimate 1-carboxyvinyltransferase produces MTQATHSRAWAAPTATAPLDAVVHLPGSKSLTNRELVLAALADGPSVLRAPLHSRDSALMVDALRAMGVGVEEVGSGPFGPDLRVTPGALGAASVDCGLAGTVMRFLPIVAGLATGAVAFDGDPHARLRPNATTIEALRALGVRVEDNGTGTLPFTVHGTGAVRGGELHVDASASSQFVSALLLAAPRFDEGLTLRHTGERLPSLPHIDMTIATLRARGVEASSPERGVWRVEPGTVAAIDVTIEPDLSNAAPFLAAALVAGGRVTVAGWPRTTTQVGAELPGLLERLGASVAVDGDRCTVDGGAGVAAAPLAGGAIDMAHAGELAPTIAALGVFADAPLTIRGIGHIRGHETDRIDALVDDLARLGGEATGDADSITVHPGELHGGAWAAYADHRMATAGALLGLAVAGVEVDDIGATAKTIPEFPDLWQRMLLGR; encoded by the coding sequence ATGACCCAGGCGACGCATTCCCGCGCGTGGGCGGCGCCGACCGCCACCGCACCGCTCGACGCCGTCGTGCACCTGCCCGGCTCGAAGTCGCTGACGAACCGCGAGCTCGTGCTCGCCGCGCTCGCCGATGGGCCGAGCGTGCTGCGCGCGCCGCTGCACTCGCGCGACTCGGCGCTCATGGTCGACGCGCTGCGCGCGATGGGCGTCGGCGTCGAAGAGGTGGGGTCGGGCCCCTTCGGCCCCGACCTGCGGGTGACGCCGGGCGCGCTCGGCGCCGCATCCGTCGACTGCGGGCTCGCTGGCACCGTCATGCGCTTCCTCCCGATCGTCGCAGGGCTCGCGACGGGCGCCGTCGCGTTCGACGGCGATCCGCACGCCCGGCTGCGCCCCAACGCGACGACGATCGAGGCGCTGCGCGCGCTCGGCGTGCGCGTCGAGGACAACGGCACGGGCACGCTGCCCTTCACCGTGCACGGCACCGGAGCGGTGCGCGGCGGCGAGCTGCACGTCGACGCGAGCGCCTCGAGCCAGTTCGTCTCGGCGCTGCTGCTCGCAGCGCCCCGCTTCGACGAGGGCCTCACGCTGCGCCACACGGGCGAGCGCCTGCCATCGCTCCCCCACATCGACATGACGATCGCGACGCTCCGGGCCCGCGGCGTCGAGGCCTCGTCGCCCGAGCGCGGCGTGTGGCGCGTCGAGCCCGGCACCGTCGCCGCGATCGACGTGACGATCGAGCCCGACCTGTCGAACGCCGCGCCGTTCCTCGCCGCCGCGCTCGTCGCCGGCGGTCGCGTGACCGTCGCGGGATGGCCGCGCACGACGACGCAGGTCGGCGCGGAGCTGCCCGGCCTGCTCGAGCGCCTCGGCGCATCCGTCGCCGTCGACGGCGACCGCTGCACCGTCGATGGCGGCGCGGGCGTCGCGGCAGCGCCCCTCGCCGGCGGCGCGATCGACATGGCGCACGCCGGCGAGCTCGCCCCCACGATCGCCGCGCTCGGCGTCTTCGCCGACGCGCCGCTGACCATCCGCGGCATCGGCCACATCCGCGGGCACGAGACCGACCGCATCGACGCGCTCGTCGACGACCTCGCGCGGCTCGGCGGCGAGGCGACGGGCGACGCCGACTCGATCACGGTGCATCCCGGTGAGCTCCACGGCGGCGCGTGGGCCGCGTACGCCGACCACCGCATGGCGACGGCGGGCGCGCTGCTCGGCCTCGCCGTGGCGGGCGTCGAGGTCGACGACATCGGCGCGACGGCCAAGACCATCCCCGAGTTCCCCGACCTCTGGCAGCGCATGCTGCTCGGCCGATGA